The Geotoga petraea genome includes the window AAAAGCCAGAAGAAAATGAAAAAGTTATAAAAAAGTGTCAAGATTTATCTCGAAATGCAATGCAAGATTTGAGAAAAGCTGTTTTTGCGTTAAAAGAAAATGATGAAATGAATTCTTTGCATGAATCTGTAAAAGAGCTGATAAAAAATTTGGAAAATGAATCGATAAATATAATCTATAATAAGAAGGGTATGATTGAAAAAATACCCCCTGAACTTAAATTTATTACATACAGAATAATTCAAGAGTTGATAACAAATAGCATTAAACATGGAAAAGCAAGTGAAATTCGCCTTGAGCTGATAAACGATAAAAACTCGCAAAACTTTTACATTCTTGAGTCAGACAATGGAGTAGGATCAGACGAGATAATAGTTGGAAATGGTTTAAAAGGTATAGAAGATAGAATAAGAACTTTTAATGGAGATCTAACTATAAAAACAAAAAAGAATAAGGGTTTTAACATAAAGATATCGGTACCAATCGGAGGAATTGAAAATGATAAAAGTTATGTTGGTGGATGATCAAGATCTCATTAGAGAAGGAATAAAAATGATCTTGAGTTTGTGTGAAGAAATAGAAGTTGTGGATGAAGCCGCTAATGGCAAAGAAGCTTTTGAAAAAGTGAAAAAGAATAAAGATATTGACGTGATACTGATGGATATAAAAATGCCAGAAATGAACGGGGTTGAAGCTACAAAAAAAATAAAAGAATTGGAAAATTCTCCAAAAGTTGTGATATTGACAACCTTCAAAGATGATGAATATCTTTTTGAAGCTCTTAAAAATGGTGCAGATGGTTATATTTTAAAGGATGTTAAATCAGATGAAATAGTAGAAGCAATAAAAACAGTATATTCTGGAAACATGTTATTACGTTCAGAAATGGCAGAAAAAATTCTTAAATTCATAAACGGAATAAACAAAGAAGAAAAGAAAAAAGAAGTTTCAATATCTGGGCCATACGAATCATTAACACAAAGAGAAGTTGAAATAGCCGTTTTAATATCAGAGGGAAAATCAAACAAAGAAATAAGCGAAACTTTGTATATAACAGAAGGCACAGTAAAAAATCATTTAACAAGAATATTAGCTAAATTACAACTTAGAGACAGAACACAATTGGCTTTGTATGTTAACAAGCACACTAATTAATAGGTGGTTCTTAAATGAAAAAAACATTAATTGTATTTTTTATAATTCTATCTATATTAACATTGTCTGAAGACTTTAGATTTTATAGAGAATACGAATTAAACAATTCAACAGATAAGAATATAAAAGTAGAAATGCTCGTTTCAAATATAATATTTGATTATTCAGCTAAAAACGAGATACAGATAAGATATAAAAATACATTAAATGAATTTCCAAATATAAACATGAATAAATATGTCAATAATACAAATATATCAGAAGATTTTATTGATTCATATAAAACTTTTTCGCTATTCAAAAGGTTGGCTTTAGGGAAAGACACCTTTGTAAAAAATTGGAATGGAGAAGGTGAATATAAATTTCTTATTGGTTATCCATTAGAAGAAGCAATATTGATAAATAATAAAGGATATATTGATTTAAAAAATATAAATATTAGAAAAAATCTAAGAGTGATAAATTTTATTGGTAACAGTTATTTAAAAAATATTACATCAAAAAACCTGCAAATAGAAAACAAAATGGGAAAGATAGATATAACAAATATATTTGTTGAAAATAAAACCTCTATTGTAAATGAAACTGGGAATATATCTATATCCAATCATGGAAATTTGATAAATGATCTCGAAATAAATTCCGAATATTCTTTGATAAGTCTTCAAGGAATAGATGCAAGGAAAATTGAGGTAAGTAATAAAAAAGGAAGAATAGATATGATAATAAAAAATGTTGAAAATCTCAATATTGATATGGAAAAGGGAAACATATTTCTTAAATTATATGGAGATGATTTCAACTTAGATATTGAAACAAAAAATGGTGACATAAGAGT containing:
- a CDS encoding response regulator; translated protein: MIKVMLVDDQDLIREGIKMILSLCEEIEVVDEAANGKEAFEKVKKNKDIDVILMDIKMPEMNGVEATKKIKELENSPKVVILTTFKDDEYLFEALKNGADGYILKDVKSDEIVEAIKTVYSGNMLLRSEMAEKILKFINGINKEEKKKEVSISGPYESLTQREVEIAVLISEGKSNKEISETLYITEGTVKNHLTRILAKLQLRDRTQLALYVNKHTN
- a CDS encoding DUF4097 family beta strand repeat-containing protein — its product is MKKTLIVFFIILSILTLSEDFRFYREYELNNSTDKNIKVEMLVSNIIFDYSAKNEIQIRYKNTLNEFPNINMNKYVNNTNISEDFIDSYKTFSLFKRLALGKDTFVKNWNGEGEYKFLIGYPLEEAILINNKGYIDLKNINIRKNLRVINFIGNSYLKNITSKNLQIENKMGKIDITNIFVENKTSIVNETGNISISNHGNLINDLEINSEYSLISLQGIDARKIEVSNKKGRIDMIIKNVENLNIDMEKGNIFLKLYGDDFNLDIETKNGDIRVFGEEKDDKYKSSNQNNTNNIKVRLDTGNIYIDDISYIN